One genomic window of Entelurus aequoreus isolate RoL-2023_Sb linkage group LG07, RoL_Eaeq_v1.1, whole genome shotgun sequence includes the following:
- the LOC133653115 gene encoding uncharacterized protein LOC133653115, whose protein sequence is MTEVIFCWITEDCYFSFIEKFVCLSVMAEFLPDVDDVDEIAFDFDGRPYLFEPEYTDEELQEIEERTRRDGVGQQAEGTEPAAARLRNTGNWWCSCGCCVPLPTEEECLCCREWDLLQPAVFGDYPVDGTQRCVTSSEDFPSLINRAVLETFFHVPKINWKRRPRPQGENGQLSIDQCRLVAYRVVLEWALRGERLGRGNRRVLPRCIVMAIRSKYPSPTGTYTGFNEAEDIFNIL, encoded by the exons atgactgaagtgattttctgttggattaccgaagactgttattttagttttatagaaaagtttgtttgtttgtctgtcatggctgaatttttgcctgatgtggacgacGTGGATGAAATTGCATTTGATTTTGATGGCCGGCCGTATCTATTTGAGCCGGAGTACACAGATGAAGAGCTTCAAGAAATTGAAGAACGGACGAGGAGAGACGGAGTTGGGCAACAGGCAGAGGGCACGGAACCAGCTGCTGCAAGGCTGCGAAACACTGGAAACTGGTGGTGTTCCTGTGGGTGCTGTGTACCTTTGCCTACAGAGGAGGAATGCCTCTGTTGCAGGGAATGGGACCTTTTGCAGCCAGCTGTGTTTGGGGATTACCCAGTGGACGGTACACAACGCTGTGTAACGTCATCAGAGGATTTCCCCTCCTTGATCAACAGGGCAGTGCTAGAGACCTTCTTCCATgttcccaaaatcaactggaagagGCGGCCAAGACCACAGGGAGAAAACGGCCAGCTGTCTATTGA CCAATGCAGACTAGTGGCTTACCGTGTGGTGCTGGAGTGGGCGCTCAGAGGAGAGCGTCTAGGTCGTGGCAATAGGAGAGTGTTGCCTAGATGTATAGTTATGGCTATAAGAAGCAAGTACCCCTCTCCCACCGGCACTTACACTGGCTTCAACGAGGCAGAGGACATCttcaatatactgtaa